From a single Drosophila sulfurigaster albostrigata strain 15112-1811.04 chromosome 3, ASM2355843v2, whole genome shotgun sequence genomic region:
- the LOC133846204 gene encoding uncharacterized protein LOC133846204 isoform X6: MDNTSGPGAFDDEPPPEPRDGWLLVRIHVPELNVYKCLQFPSERLVWDVKQQVLASLPKELKESFNYGLFAPPSNGKAGKFLDEERRLGDYPFNGPVGYLELKYKRRVYKMLTLDERQLKALHTRANLRRFLECINGGHVEKIAKMCAKGLDPNFHCSESGETPLSVATGAKKPNKLLIALVNGGALLDYRTKDGTTALHRAVEHDSLEAVSTLLELGASPNYRDGRGITPLYISITRKCEAKITESLLHDHATLGIQDTQGWNEVHQACRHGLVQHLEHLLFYGADMDGRNASGNSPLHVCAVNNQEACARMLLFRGAQRGAQNFANQTPYQVAVIAGNLELAEIIENYKSEDIDKSLGDTSDIISDSSGVGTNSDSAACSIGHPSTTVVCMEPYAGNTVGHIRLQPGDVIEVVGSTDCGLLEGYVRGTNQSGFFPADCVQEVNLRQKHITNVMTASTGMAPQQAPLQPQQQQSSYQGSPQLSLGGHSGSSSTLLQQPHQSPSLSMTSNGSCQQQQQQPQQQQPEGNGIGVGNNSIGQYSSATAPRIKKGAYNAPRSVVLHRAKRGFGFILRGAKASSQLMQLRPSERFPALQYLDDVDPGGVADMAGLRPGDFLLTINGEDVSAASHEQVVEMIRSAGALVNMTVVSPQFPLQMQATAQYLPSGARAGSQHLSSGPSTPQSAHRQCATLPRKMSMGPGSHAAGGSNAPGAGGSVRMAPMPPRRDPKTTLSVGRARAKSMVAGLENGGEKEQDEVPHTKSNSVESIATPTPTHPGTPVQLRTASIKARPTSSRITAAELEELFQRQQGEGSANSNASRYATMMTSSRFQSGTDSGAATPPAANGSPMRTGPLVYGSVAEMKRKTARTKHGSGTLRGKPVATPTVGGVAGSGSGRDLKRFHSTPDLHGPQLHGSASSIWQAAGKGHHSQDDVATLHASLQRLNTTGDKDKANAGAAVLPPPNHPPPPPPVGQVVKVETRSSVSEYESTISLQQKLKKRAENDAVTSAAIDGVQSSFNPSANAKIYASPQELRNVMAWKLRQAQEKPPQENSASSQQQQQQLQQQQQMQVQQQQQQAQQQHVSQYAAPTQLRPQVSVAPLASHYAAPQVQQQQQQQQPPPAPAAAAAVAPSTQSPPAPPPPAPQPPPAPAQQQQQQQQQANGNPTANAGPAPPIPEPDYSCSESDGEDENSILVARNTKLNEKIALFDVPETSGNSQASGSSSASGSGSGASISHSLSVEEIQRIRSNLKTSKSSPNGFSKKEDEQQQQQQSQQLLQPQQAAHGEDECDNSSSGVSSDQELVTTVGGNMSKPTDTIKKKPSVTIVEEPKTIPDTPVKPMSKTTISIGPATGNMKISSSNNPNSNSNVSTNVAHVAAAYEAATKATSGNLNNNASSNHNNNSNSNSNVNTTTTLTVKQLVQQQHAPVIQQQQQQLSSKPSATIVANNKLPATAVAVAAANASIQENVKSNQAVLTPQVLGRIPNVHHHQQQQQQQLLQQQQQQLHHQSNPNIKLIATQQQILQQQQQQLAHQQHLQQILKAKAAAAGGASTAALVAKQQQQLHKGHDSEMEQRSDLEDDDGELSPSPPAKAFQRHNSLTRKQAAAIAMQRGATRSSAVSLVQLPPPLEADSDGEPPQHPQQQQQQLATHIVGMLPSGQLVAVPSAAVAAAAAVPQPGNNNLQLCTENLVLAPPPQFCDCNDAKHAPQYHPQQQQQQQQQLLQQQQVQQQQQQQQQHMLLQQQQRHQQQLQLLQQQQQQQQQQQQQQHQRLSGGAGAGAVGTLGRVRIVGAMPKANHHRLH, from the exons GAGCTGAAGGAGAGCTTCAACTATGGCCTCTTTGCGCCCCCCTCAAATGGCAAGGCTGGCAAATTCCTGGACGAAGAGCGACGACTGGGCGACTATCCATTCAATGGACCCGTTGGATATCTGGAG CTCAAGTATAAGCGACGTGTCTACAAGATGCTCACTCTGGATGAGCGCCAGCTAAAAGCGTTGCACACACGCGCCAATTTGCGTCGCTTCCTGGAGTGCATCAATGGTGGGCACGTGGAGAAGATAGCCAAAATGTGTGCTAAGGGCTTGGATCCGAATTTTCATTGCTCGGAGAGCGGCGAGACGCCATTGTCGGTGGCCACGGGCGCCAAGAAGCCCAACAAGCTGCTCATTGCTCTGGTCAATGGCGGTGCTCTGTTGGATTATCGCACCAAGGATGGAACCACGGCGCTGCATCGAGCCGTCGAACACGATTCCCTCGAGGCGGTCAG CACACTGCTTGAACTGGGCGCCTCGCCTAATTATCGAGATGGGCGTGGCATAACGCCTCTGTATATATCGATAACACGCAAGTGCGAGGCAAAGATCACAGAAAGTCTATTGCACGATCATGCCACGCTGGGCATACAGGACACCCAAGGCTGGAACGAAGTGCATCAG GCCTGTCGGCATGGCCTGGTGCAGCACTTGGAGCACTTGTTGTTCTACGGTGCTGACATGGATGGACGCAATGCGTCCGGTAACAGCCCTTTGCATGTTTGCGCTGTTAACAACCAAGAGGCTTGTGCTAGAATGCTTCTCTTTCGCGGCGCACAACGCGGTGCCCAGAACTTTGCCAACCAAACTCCCTATCAg GTCGCTGTCATCGCCGGTAACTTGGAACTCGCTGAAATCATTGAGAACTACAAATCCGAGGATATCG ATAAATCGCTGGGCGACACCAGCGACATCATTAGCGACTCCTCCGGCGTAGGCACGAACTCCGATTCGGCCGCCTGTTCTATTGGCCATCCCAGCACCACGGTGGTCTGCATGGAGCCGTATGCTGGCAACACAGTTGGCCACATACGCCTGCAACCGGGCGACGTCATCGAGGTGGTGGGCAGCACCGATTGCGGTCTGCTCGAGGGCTATGTGAGGGGCACCAATCAATCCGGTTTCTTTCCGGCCGACTGTGTGCAGGAGGTGAATCTGCGCCAGAAGCACATCACCAACGTGATGACCGCCAGCACGGGAATGGCGCCACAGCAGGCACCgctgcagccacagcagcagcaatcctCCTACCAAGGGTCGCCGCAGCTGAGTCTCGGCGGCCACTCGGGCAGCTCCAGCACACTGTTGCAGCAGCCCCATCAGTCGCCCTCGCTCTCGATGACCAGCAACGGTTcctgccagcagcaacagcagcaaccgcagcagcagcaaccagagGGCAATGGCATTGGAGTCGGCAACAACTCCATTGGACAGTACAGCAGCGCCACAGCGCCGCGCATCAAGAAGGG cGCATACAATGCGCCACGCTCGGTGGTGTTGCATCGCGCCAAGCGCGGATTTGGCTTTATATTGCGTGGCGCCAAGGCCAGCTCGCAGCTGATGCAGCTGCGTCCGTCGGAGCGCTTTCCGGCACTGCAATACTTGGACGATGTGGATCCGGGTGGCGTCGCCGACATGGCTGGACTGCGTCCGGGTGACTTTCTGCTCACCATTAACGGCGAGGACGTGAGTGCCGCCTCCCATGAGCAGGTGGTGGAGATGATACGCTCCGCTGGCGCGCTGGTCAACATGACGGTGGTCTCGCCTCAGTTCCCGCTGCAGATGCAGGCCACCGCCCAGTATCTGCCCAGTGGCGCACGTGCCGGGAGCCAGCATCTGTCCAGTGGTCCCAGCACGCCGCAGAGTGCACATCGCCAATGCGCCACGTTGCCGCGCAAGATGTCCATGGGACCGGGCAGCCATGCGGCTGGCGGCAGCAATGCCCCAGGCGCTGGAGGAAGTGTGCGCATGGCGCCGATGCCACCGCGACGTGATCCCAAGACAACGCTGAGTGTGGGACGTGCCAGGGCCAAGTCAATGGTCGCTGGTCTCGAGAATGGGGGCGAGAAGGAGCAGGACGAAGTGCCGCACACCAAATCCAATTCGGTGGAGTccattgccacgcccactcccaCGCATCCGGGCACACCCGTGCAGCTGCGCACGGCCAGCATTAAGGCGAGGCCGACATCGAGTCGCATCACGGCCGCTGAGCTCGAAGAGCTGTTCCAACGTCAGCAGGGCGAGGGCAGCGCCAACTCAAATGCCAGTCGCTATGCCACCATGATGACCAGCTCGCGCTTCCAGTCGGGCACCGACAGCGGCGCAGCCACGCCCCCCGCGGCCAATGGTTCGCCCATGCGAACTGGACCGCTCGTCTACGGCAGCGTGGCCGAGATGAAGCGCAAGACGGCGCGCACCAAACACGGCAGCGGCACGCTGCGTGGCAAGCCagtggccacgcccacagtgGGCGGCGTAGCGGGCAGTGGCAGCGGACGCGACCTCAAGCGTTTCCATTCGACGCCCGACTTGCATGGTCCACAGCTGCACGGTTCGGCGTCATCAATctggcaggcagcaggcaagGGGCATCACTCGCAGGACGATGTGGCCACGTTGCATGCCTCGCTGCAGCGTCTGAACACCACAGGCGACAAGGACAAGGCTAATGCTGGCGCAGCTGTGTTGCCGCCACCAAATCatccaccgccgccgccgccagtTGGCCAGGTGGTCAAGGTGGAGACACGCAGCAGCGTCTCGGAATACGAGAGCACAATTTCCTTGCAGCAGAAGTTGAAGAAGCGAGCAGAGAACGATGCTGTCACCTCGGCTGCCATTGACGGGGTGCAGAGCAGCTTCAATCCATCGGCTAATGCCAAGATCTATGCGTCGCCGCAGGAACTGCGCAACGTGATGGCCTGGAAGCTAAGGCAGGCGCAGGAGAAGCCACCGCAGGAGAACTCAGCTAgctcgcagcagcaacaacaacaattgcagcagcaacagcagatgcaagtgcagcaacagcaacagcaagcgcagcaacaacatgttAGTCAATATGCAGCGCCAACACAGCTGCGACCTCAAGTTAGTGTCGCCCCTCTGGCGTCACACTATGCAGCGCCAcaggtgcagcagcaacagcaacagcagcaaccaccaccagcaccagctgcagcagcagcagttgcgcCAAGCACACAATCGCCACCAGCTCCGCCACCGCCGGCGCCGCAACCGCCGCCAGCaccagcacaacaacaacaacaacaacagcaacaggccaATGGCAATCCAACAGCAAATGCAGGTCCAGCGCCACCGATTCCCGAGCCAGATTATAGCTGCAGCGAATCGGATGGCGAGGATGAGAATTCAATTCTGGTGGCTCGCAACACAAAGCTCAACGAGAAGATAGCGCTCTTCGATGTGCCCGAGACAAGCGGCAACAGTCAAGCGAG TGGCAGCAGCTCTGCCTCTGGATCGGGATCAGGCGCCTCGATATCCCATTCATTGTCGGTGGAGGAAATTCAACGCATACGCAGCAATCTCAAGACCTCCAAGTCCTCACCGAATGGTTTTTCCAAAAAGGAAgacgagcagcaacagcaacagcagtcgcAGCAACTACTGCAGCCACAGCAGGCAGCACATGGCGAGGACGAGtgcgacaacagcagctcTGGCGTAAGCAGCGATCAGGAGTTGGTGACAACAGTTGGTGGCAACATGAGCAAACCCACGGATACCATTAAGAAGAAGCCAAGCGTGACCATTGTTGAGGAGCCCAAGACCATTCCTGATACGCCAGTGAAGCCAATGTCGAAGACAACCATCAGCATTGGCCCTGCCACTGGCAACATgaaaatcagcagcagcaacaatcccaatagcaatagcaatgtCAGCACAAATGTGGCGCATGTTGCAGCTGCCTATGAGGCAGCTACAAAGGCAACCAGCGGCAATCtcaacaacaatgccagcagcaatcacaacaacaacagtaacagcaacagcaacgttaACACAACAACCACGCTGACAGTCAAGCAGTtggtgcagcagcaacatgctcCAGtcatacaacagcaacagcagcaactgagcAGCAAGCCGTCAGCGACAATTGTTGCAAACAACAagctgccagcaacagcagtagcagtagcagcagcaaatgcgaGTATTCAGGAGAATGTCAAGTCTAATCAGGCAGTGCTTACTCCACAAGTGCTGGGACGCATACCGAAcgtgcatcatcatcagcaacaacagcagcagcaacttctccagcagcagcaacagcagttgcatcATCAATCGAATCCTAACATCAAGCTGATTGCCACCCAACAGCAGAtattgcaacagcagcagcaacaactggcaCACCAGCAACACTTGCAGCAAATCCtaaaagccaaagcagccGCTGCCGGTGGCGCCAGTACTGCCGCCTTGGTAgctaagcagcagcagcagctgcacaagGGACACGACTCCGAAATGGAGCAGCGTTCGGATCTGGAGGACGACGATGGCGAGCTGAGTCCCTCACCGCCCGCCAAGGCGTTCCAGCGTCACAATTCGCTGACGCGCAAACAGGCGGCAGCCATTGCCATGCAACGCGGTGCCACACGCAGCTCGGCTGTGTCCTTAGTGCAATTGCCGCCGCCATTGGAGGCGGACAGCGATGGTGAGCCGCCACAGcatccacagcagcagcagcagcagttggccACGCATATTGTGGGCATGCTGCCCAGCGGCCAGTTGGTGGCAGTGccatctgctgctgttgctgccgccgctgctgtgCCTCAaccaggcaacaacaatttgcagctGTGCACCGAAAACTTGGTGCTGGCACCGCCGCCGCAATTCTGTGATTGCAACGATGCCAAGCATGCGCCTCAGTATcatccacagcagcaacagcagcagcagcaacaactgttgcagcagcagcaagtgcagcaacaacagcagcagcagcagcaacatatgctactgcagcagcagcagcgtcaccagcagcaactgcaattgctgcaacagcaacaacagcagcaacagcagcaacaacaacagcagcatcagcggcTGTCTGGTGGCGCTGGCGCTGGCGCAGTAGGCACCTTGGGCCGTGTGCGCATTGTAGGCGCCATGCCCAAGGCCAATCATCACAGGTTGCACTAa
- the LOC133846204 gene encoding uncharacterized protein LOC133846204 isoform X7: protein MDNTSGPGAFDDEPPPEPRDGWLLVRIHVPELNVYKCLQFPSERLVWDVKQQVLASLPKVAFWFKELKESFNYGLFAPPSNGKAGKFLDEERRLGDYPFNGPVGYLELKYKRRVYKMLTLDERQLKALHTRANLRRFLECINGGHVEKIAKMCAKGLDPNFHCSESGETPLSVATGAKKPNKLLIALVNGGALLDYRTKDGTTALHRAVEHDSLEAVSTLLELGASPNYRDGRGITPLYISITRKCEAKITESLLHDHATLGIQDTQGWNEVHQVAVIAGNLELAEIIENYKSEDIDKSLGDTSDIISDSSGVGTNSDSAACSIGHPSTTVVCMEPYAGNTVGHIRLQPGDVIEVVGSTDCGLLEGYVRGTNQSGFFPADCVQEVNLRQKHITNVMTASTGMAPQQAPLQPQQQQSSYQGSPQLSLGGHSGSSSTLLQQPHQSPSLSMTSNGSCQQQQQQPQQQQPEGNGIGVGNNSIGQYSSATAPRIKKGAYNAPRSVVLHRAKRGFGFILRGAKASSQLMQLRPSERFPALQYLDDVDPGGVADMAGLRPGDFLLTINGEDVSAASHEQVVEMIRSAGALVNMTVVSPQFPLQMQATAQYLPSGARAGSQHLSSGPSTPQSAHRQCATLPRKMSMGPGSHAAGGSNAPGAGGSVRMAPMPPRRDPKTTLSVGRARAKSMVAGLENGGEKEQDEVPHTKSNSVESIATPTPTHPGTPVQLRTASIKARPTSSRITAAELEELFQRQQGEGSANSNASRYATMMTSSRFQSGTDSGAATPPAANGSPMRTGPLVYGSVAEMKRKTARTKHGSGTLRGKPVATPTVGGVAGSGSGRDLKRFHSTPDLHGPQLHGSASSIWQAAGKGHHSQDDVATLHASLQRLNTTGDKDKANAGAAVLPPPNHPPPPPPVGQVVKVETRSSVSEYESTISLQQKLKKRAENDAVTSAAIDGVQSSFNPSANAKIYASPQELRNVMAWKLRQAQEKPPQENSASSQQQQQQLQQQQQMQVQQQQQQAQQQHVSQYAAPTQLRPQVSVAPLASHYAAPQVQQQQQQQQPPPAPAAAAAVAPSTQSPPAPPPPAPQPPPAPAQQQQQQQQQANGNPTANAGPAPPIPEPDYSCSESDGEDENSILVARNTKLNEKIALFDVPETSGNSQASGSSSASGSGSGASISHSLSVEEIQRIRSNLKTSKSSPNGFSKKEDEQQQQQQSQQLLQPQQAAHGEDECDNSSSGVSSDQELVTTVGGNMSKPTDTIKKKPSVTIVEEPKTIPDTPVKPMSKTTISIGPATGNMKISSSNNPNSNSNVSTNVAHVAAAYEAATKATSGNLNNNASSNHNNNSNSNSNVNTTTTLTVKQLVQQQHAPVIQQQQQQLSSKPSATIVANNKLPATAVAVAAANASIQENVKSNQAVLTPQVLGRIPNVHHHQQQQQQQLLQQQQQQLHHQSNPNIKLIATQQQILQQQQQQLAHQQHLQQILKAKAAAAGGASTAALVAKQQQQLHKGHDSEMEQRSDLEDDDGELSPSPPAKAFQRHNSLTRKQAAAIAMQRGATRSSAVSLVQLPPPLEADSDGEPPQHPQQQQQQLATHIVGMLPSGQLVAVPSAAVAAAAAVPQPGNNNLQLCTENLVLAPPPQFCDCNDAKHAPQYHPQQQQQQQQQLLQQQQVQQQQQQQQQHMLLQQQQRHQQQLQLLQQQQQQQQQQQQQQHQRLSGGAGAGAVGTLGRVRIVGAMPKANHHRLH, encoded by the exons GAGCTGAAGGAGAGCTTCAACTATGGCCTCTTTGCGCCCCCCTCAAATGGCAAGGCTGGCAAATTCCTGGACGAAGAGCGACGACTGGGCGACTATCCATTCAATGGACCCGTTGGATATCTGGAG CTCAAGTATAAGCGACGTGTCTACAAGATGCTCACTCTGGATGAGCGCCAGCTAAAAGCGTTGCACACACGCGCCAATTTGCGTCGCTTCCTGGAGTGCATCAATGGTGGGCACGTGGAGAAGATAGCCAAAATGTGTGCTAAGGGCTTGGATCCGAATTTTCATTGCTCGGAGAGCGGCGAGACGCCATTGTCGGTGGCCACGGGCGCCAAGAAGCCCAACAAGCTGCTCATTGCTCTGGTCAATGGCGGTGCTCTGTTGGATTATCGCACCAAGGATGGAACCACGGCGCTGCATCGAGCCGTCGAACACGATTCCCTCGAGGCGGTCAG CACACTGCTTGAACTGGGCGCCTCGCCTAATTATCGAGATGGGCGTGGCATAACGCCTCTGTATATATCGATAACACGCAAGTGCGAGGCAAAGATCACAGAAAGTCTATTGCACGATCATGCCACGCTGGGCATACAGGACACCCAAGGCTGGAACGAAGTGCATCAG GTCGCTGTCATCGCCGGTAACTTGGAACTCGCTGAAATCATTGAGAACTACAAATCCGAGGATATCG ATAAATCGCTGGGCGACACCAGCGACATCATTAGCGACTCCTCCGGCGTAGGCACGAACTCCGATTCGGCCGCCTGTTCTATTGGCCATCCCAGCACCACGGTGGTCTGCATGGAGCCGTATGCTGGCAACACAGTTGGCCACATACGCCTGCAACCGGGCGACGTCATCGAGGTGGTGGGCAGCACCGATTGCGGTCTGCTCGAGGGCTATGTGAGGGGCACCAATCAATCCGGTTTCTTTCCGGCCGACTGTGTGCAGGAGGTGAATCTGCGCCAGAAGCACATCACCAACGTGATGACCGCCAGCACGGGAATGGCGCCACAGCAGGCACCgctgcagccacagcagcagcaatcctCCTACCAAGGGTCGCCGCAGCTGAGTCTCGGCGGCCACTCGGGCAGCTCCAGCACACTGTTGCAGCAGCCCCATCAGTCGCCCTCGCTCTCGATGACCAGCAACGGTTcctgccagcagcaacagcagcaaccgcagcagcagcaaccagagGGCAATGGCATTGGAGTCGGCAACAACTCCATTGGACAGTACAGCAGCGCCACAGCGCCGCGCATCAAGAAGGG cGCATACAATGCGCCACGCTCGGTGGTGTTGCATCGCGCCAAGCGCGGATTTGGCTTTATATTGCGTGGCGCCAAGGCCAGCTCGCAGCTGATGCAGCTGCGTCCGTCGGAGCGCTTTCCGGCACTGCAATACTTGGACGATGTGGATCCGGGTGGCGTCGCCGACATGGCTGGACTGCGTCCGGGTGACTTTCTGCTCACCATTAACGGCGAGGACGTGAGTGCCGCCTCCCATGAGCAGGTGGTGGAGATGATACGCTCCGCTGGCGCGCTGGTCAACATGACGGTGGTCTCGCCTCAGTTCCCGCTGCAGATGCAGGCCACCGCCCAGTATCTGCCCAGTGGCGCACGTGCCGGGAGCCAGCATCTGTCCAGTGGTCCCAGCACGCCGCAGAGTGCACATCGCCAATGCGCCACGTTGCCGCGCAAGATGTCCATGGGACCGGGCAGCCATGCGGCTGGCGGCAGCAATGCCCCAGGCGCTGGAGGAAGTGTGCGCATGGCGCCGATGCCACCGCGACGTGATCCCAAGACAACGCTGAGTGTGGGACGTGCCAGGGCCAAGTCAATGGTCGCTGGTCTCGAGAATGGGGGCGAGAAGGAGCAGGACGAAGTGCCGCACACCAAATCCAATTCGGTGGAGTccattgccacgcccactcccaCGCATCCGGGCACACCCGTGCAGCTGCGCACGGCCAGCATTAAGGCGAGGCCGACATCGAGTCGCATCACGGCCGCTGAGCTCGAAGAGCTGTTCCAACGTCAGCAGGGCGAGGGCAGCGCCAACTCAAATGCCAGTCGCTATGCCACCATGATGACCAGCTCGCGCTTCCAGTCGGGCACCGACAGCGGCGCAGCCACGCCCCCCGCGGCCAATGGTTCGCCCATGCGAACTGGACCGCTCGTCTACGGCAGCGTGGCCGAGATGAAGCGCAAGACGGCGCGCACCAAACACGGCAGCGGCACGCTGCGTGGCAAGCCagtggccacgcccacagtgGGCGGCGTAGCGGGCAGTGGCAGCGGACGCGACCTCAAGCGTTTCCATTCGACGCCCGACTTGCATGGTCCACAGCTGCACGGTTCGGCGTCATCAATctggcaggcagcaggcaagGGGCATCACTCGCAGGACGATGTGGCCACGTTGCATGCCTCGCTGCAGCGTCTGAACACCACAGGCGACAAGGACAAGGCTAATGCTGGCGCAGCTGTGTTGCCGCCACCAAATCatccaccgccgccgccgccagtTGGCCAGGTGGTCAAGGTGGAGACACGCAGCAGCGTCTCGGAATACGAGAGCACAATTTCCTTGCAGCAGAAGTTGAAGAAGCGAGCAGAGAACGATGCTGTCACCTCGGCTGCCATTGACGGGGTGCAGAGCAGCTTCAATCCATCGGCTAATGCCAAGATCTATGCGTCGCCGCAGGAACTGCGCAACGTGATGGCCTGGAAGCTAAGGCAGGCGCAGGAGAAGCCACCGCAGGAGAACTCAGCTAgctcgcagcagcaacaacaacaattgcagcagcaacagcagatgcaagtgcagcaacagcaacagcaagcgcagcaacaacatgttAGTCAATATGCAGCGCCAACACAGCTGCGACCTCAAGTTAGTGTCGCCCCTCTGGCGTCACACTATGCAGCGCCAcaggtgcagcagcaacagcaacagcagcaaccaccaccagcaccagctgcagcagcagcagttgcgcCAAGCACACAATCGCCACCAGCTCCGCCACCGCCGGCGCCGCAACCGCCGCCAGCaccagcacaacaacaacaacaacaacagcaacaggccaATGGCAATCCAACAGCAAATGCAGGTCCAGCGCCACCGATTCCCGAGCCAGATTATAGCTGCAGCGAATCGGATGGCGAGGATGAGAATTCAATTCTGGTGGCTCGCAACACAAAGCTCAACGAGAAGATAGCGCTCTTCGATGTGCCCGAGACAAGCGGCAACAGTCAAGCGAG TGGCAGCAGCTCTGCCTCTGGATCGGGATCAGGCGCCTCGATATCCCATTCATTGTCGGTGGAGGAAATTCAACGCATACGCAGCAATCTCAAGACCTCCAAGTCCTCACCGAATGGTTTTTCCAAAAAGGAAgacgagcagcaacagcaacagcagtcgcAGCAACTACTGCAGCCACAGCAGGCAGCACATGGCGAGGACGAGtgcgacaacagcagctcTGGCGTAAGCAGCGATCAGGAGTTGGTGACAACAGTTGGTGGCAACATGAGCAAACCCACGGATACCATTAAGAAGAAGCCAAGCGTGACCATTGTTGAGGAGCCCAAGACCATTCCTGATACGCCAGTGAAGCCAATGTCGAAGACAACCATCAGCATTGGCCCTGCCACTGGCAACATgaaaatcagcagcagcaacaatcccaatagcaatagcaatgtCAGCACAAATGTGGCGCATGTTGCAGCTGCCTATGAGGCAGCTACAAAGGCAACCAGCGGCAATCtcaacaacaatgccagcagcaatcacaacaacaacagtaacagcaacagcaacgttaACACAACAACCACGCTGACAGTCAAGCAGTtggtgcagcagcaacatgctcCAGtcatacaacagcaacagcagcaactgagcAGCAAGCCGTCAGCGACAATTGTTGCAAACAACAagctgccagcaacagcagtagcagtagcagcagcaaatgcgaGTATTCAGGAGAATGTCAAGTCTAATCAGGCAGTGCTTACTCCACAAGTGCTGGGACGCATACCGAAcgtgcatcatcatcagcaacaacagcagcagcaacttctccagcagcagcaacagcagttgcatcATCAATCGAATCCTAACATCAAGCTGATTGCCACCCAACAGCAGAtattgcaacagcagcagcaacaactggcaCACCAGCAACACTTGCAGCAAATCCtaaaagccaaagcagccGCTGCCGGTGGCGCCAGTACTGCCGCCTTGGTAgctaagcagcagcagcagctgcacaagGGACACGACTCCGAAATGGAGCAGCGTTCGGATCTGGAGGACGACGATGGCGAGCTGAGTCCCTCACCGCCCGCCAAGGCGTTCCAGCGTCACAATTCGCTGACGCGCAAACAGGCGGCAGCCATTGCCATGCAACGCGGTGCCACACGCAGCTCGGCTGTGTCCTTAGTGCAATTGCCGCCGCCATTGGAGGCGGACAGCGATGGTGAGCCGCCACAGcatccacagcagcagcagcagcagttggccACGCATATTGTGGGCATGCTGCCCAGCGGCCAGTTGGTGGCAGTGccatctgctgctgttgctgccgccgctgctgtgCCTCAaccaggcaacaacaatttgcagctGTGCACCGAAAACTTGGTGCTGGCACCGCCGCCGCAATTCTGTGATTGCAACGATGCCAAGCATGCGCCTCAGTATcatccacagcagcaacagcagcagcagcaacaactgttgcagcagcagcaagtgcagcaacaacagcagcagcagcagcaacatatgctactgcagcagcagcagcgtcaccagcagcaactgcaattgctgcaacagcaacaacagcagcaacagcagcaacaacaacagcagcatcagcggcTGTCTGGTGGCGCTGGCGCTGGCGCAGTAGGCACCTTGGGCCGTGTGCGCATTGTAGGCGCCATGCCCAAGGCCAATCATCACAGGTTGCACTAa